One genomic region from Desulfurispira natronophila encodes:
- a CDS encoding cell division protein FtsX translates to MSVVTITVCLIVVTAYQSLIQNLDAYITYRIANSQIVAYLNDTNTPDTSSLLSRYQLDYEYIDSDNALIIFRTHYPAEAELLSAMDVNPLPPSYIISFEVSNIYFFSDIVNRLKALDEVMSVEYHLEEVEVLIVSLEWLEYAKYFLGIFVVFLCSVMISNAIRISYYKYVHEIAVLRILGANSLFIKAPYIIEALLIAALSILVAAIGLYVISDQVVTSTTLQGILGTFEVLTPTYQQIGSTLLILLLISLLTSIFTLRGSQ, encoded by the coding sequence ATGTCTGTTGTAACTATTACAGTTTGTCTCATTGTAGTAACAGCTTATCAGTCTCTGATTCAAAATCTGGATGCTTATATTACTTATCGAATTGCCAATAGCCAAATAGTGGCTTATCTCAATGATACCAATACACCAGATACATCATCTTTACTTTCTCGCTATCAACTTGACTACGAATATATCGACAGCGATAACGCGTTAATTATTTTTAGAACGCATTATCCGGCTGAGGCTGAGCTACTCTCAGCCATGGATGTTAATCCCTTGCCTCCTAGCTATATTATCTCATTTGAAGTGAGCAATATCTACTTCTTCAGTGACATTGTGAACCGTTTGAAGGCGCTTGATGAAGTGATGTCAGTGGAGTATCACTTAGAAGAAGTTGAGGTCTTAATTGTTTCCCTCGAGTGGCTTGAATATGCAAAATATTTTTTGGGAATTTTTGTGGTTTTTCTTTGCTCGGTTATGATCTCAAATGCTATTCGTATTTCTTACTACAAGTATGTGCATGAAATAGCCGTGCTTCGCATTTTAGGCGCGAACAGCTTGTTTATAAAAGCACCATATATAATTGAAGCTTTACTTATTGCTGCCCTTAGTATTTTAGTTGCTGCAATTGGTTTGTATGTCATCAGCGATCAAGTAGTTACATCAACGACACTTCAGGGAATTCTGGGAACATTTGAGGTGCTTACACCAACTTACCAGCAAATTGGCTCAACGTTGCTGATTTTGCTTCTGATATCGCTACTAACAAGCATTTTTACCTTGCGTGGGTCTCAGTGA
- a CDS encoding cell division ATP-binding protein FtsE, protein MINFYSVQKDYGSHFALNRVNIRINKGQFCFLCGPSGAGKTTIINLILGVEMPTQGSVVVNQRNVAMLKGNKLAEHRRDVGVVFQDYRLIERMNVHENIALALRINNIRSRREIDRRIEAVCALLGLHKHIYAPACQLSGGEKQRVAIARAIIHNPPVIVADEPTGNLDMKQSIDIFRIFRKICDMGTTVFFATHDEHLVQGSNIPVYRISHGAVTYDVSP, encoded by the coding sequence ATGATCAATTTTTACAGTGTTCAAAAAGACTATGGCTCACACTTTGCACTTAATCGGGTTAATATTCGAATTAACAAGGGTCAGTTTTGTTTCCTTTGTGGACCTAGCGGTGCAGGGAAAACAACAATTATTAACCTTATTCTGGGCGTTGAGATGCCTACCCAGGGAAGTGTAGTTGTAAATCAACGAAATGTTGCCATGCTCAAGGGCAATAAGCTTGCTGAGCATCGACGTGATGTTGGGGTAGTGTTTCAGGACTACCGTTTAATTGAGCGCATGAATGTCCACGAAAACATAGCCTTGGCATTGCGCATCAATAATATTCGCTCACGTCGTGAAATTGACCGTCGCATTGAGGCTGTGTGCGCTCTTTTGGGTTTGCATAAACACATTTATGCACCAGCCTGTCAACTTTCTGGCGGGGAAAAGCAGCGTGTGGCTATTGCCAGGGCAATTATTCACAATCCACCAGTCATTGTTGCTGATGAGCCAACGGGCAATCTTGATATGAAGCAATCTATTGATATTTTTCGTATTTTTCGCAAAATATGCGACATGGGTACGACAGTTTTTTTTGCTACTCACGATGAACATTTAGTTCAAGGTTCAAATATTCCAGTATATCGAATCTCTCATGGTGCGGTGACCTACGATGTTTCACCTTAA
- a CDS encoding tyrosine-type recombinase/integrase, with product MDSRVIDTFCRYMRLERGCSASSIAKYRSELKRLQVFLQNSGLTHIEETSHIDLRSYLYERAGELSRSTYATVLATLKSFFKFMVNEELIARNPTAKLSFPRKSGHDKLPSFLDQNAQQCLYQYLIGLKRNFTNDRNRSIIFMFLYTGMRTSELCSLLRESVATNAQTIVITRKGGKQQALPLSRELVKLLETYWKPWYGRIKSEAYFCTKQGTPMTPRTVWHLVSRALQQAGIEGVSKQGAHVLRHTFATNLVRQRANLIEIQNLLGHTDVRMTQIYTHVTPESLRSTVNLLEGTMWQEDLPYAE from the coding sequence ATGGATAGCAGGGTTATTGACACCTTTTGTCGCTACATGCGACTCGAGAGGGGCTGTTCTGCATCATCGATTGCCAAGTACCGCTCTGAACTTAAAAGGCTTCAAGTCTTTCTGCAAAACTCTGGATTAACCCATATAGAAGAGACGAGTCACATAGACCTACGTTCTTACCTTTATGAGCGAGCAGGAGAGCTTTCGCGCTCTACTTATGCCACTGTCCTAGCCACACTGAAGTCATTCTTCAAGTTTATGGTTAACGAGGAGTTAATAGCTCGCAATCCAACTGCAAAGTTGAGTTTTCCTCGCAAATCAGGGCACGATAAGCTACCAAGCTTTTTGGACCAAAACGCTCAGCAATGCTTATATCAATATCTTATTGGCTTGAAACGTAACTTTACGAATGATCGCAACAGGTCTATCATTTTTATGTTTCTCTACACCGGAATGCGAACCAGTGAGTTGTGTTCATTGTTGCGTGAAAGTGTTGCAACCAATGCTCAAACCATTGTCATCACACGCAAAGGAGGAAAGCAGCAGGCCCTTCCTCTCTCACGTGAGCTCGTTAAATTATTGGAAACTTACTGGAAGCCGTGGTACGGTCGTATAAAATCTGAGGCATACTTCTGCACAAAGCAAGGCACTCCTATGACACCGCGCACCGTCTGGCACTTGGTTTCGCGAGCTTTGCAACAAGCTGGAATAGAGGGCGTCTCGAAACAAGGTGCCCATGTTTTACGCCATACTTTCGCCACTAATCTTGTGCGTCAGCGCGCTAATCTCATAGAAATACAGAACTTACTTGGTCACACCGATGTGCGCATGACTCAAATATACACCCACGTCACGCCAGAGTCTTTACGCAGCACTGTCAACTTACTTGAAGGAACAATGTGGCAGGAGGATTTACCCTATGCTGAATAG
- a CDS encoding manganese efflux pump MntP family protein codes for MDSLAVSIVNGAIVANLRLRYALKLALIFALFQGIMPVLGYVAGNNLRYYIEHYAHWVAFALLLGIGGKMIWESLRIGNYSNHCPLEKSQQVQSLKRLCLLGFATSIDAMAIGVTFSLLGLSLLLPVMIIGVITFIFSLTGVYIGNKFGFFNERYIEFTGGVILVLIGVSILI; via the coding sequence ATGGACTCACTGGCAGTATCTATAGTTAATGGAGCTATTGTTGCGAACTTACGCCTGCGCTATGCCCTTAAGCTGGCGCTGATTTTTGCATTATTTCAGGGCATTATGCCTGTCTTGGGATATGTTGCAGGTAATAACTTACGCTACTACATAGAGCATTACGCTCATTGGGTAGCTTTTGCACTTCTCCTGGGCATAGGGGGTAAAATGATATGGGAGTCTCTTCGTATTGGCAACTACAGTAACCATTGCCCTTTGGAGAAGTCACAACAGGTTCAATCGCTTAAGCGGCTCTGCCTATTAGGCTTTGCCACCAGTATAGACGCAATGGCGATAGGAGTAACATTCTCACTCCTAGGACTCTCCCTTTTGCTCCCAGTAATGATTATAGGTGTCATTACTTTTATTTTCTCTCTGACCGGAGTATACATTGGAAACAAGTTTGGTTTCTTTAATGAGCGCTATATAGAGTTTACCGGTGGTGTAATTTTGGTTTTGATAGGTGTATCTATTTTGATTTGA
- a CDS encoding helix-turn-helix transcriptional regulator codes for MSKNSKSSSLPIHPLYKYRVFRDLTQEHIAKTLGVSRAHISGIERGTHVPSPKLAQAIEQATIGAVRADEVLLYSQQLNSD; via the coding sequence ATGTCAAAGAACTCAAAGTCCTCCAGCCTTCCAATACACCCCCTTTACAAGTATCGTGTTTTTCGGGACCTGACACAGGAGCATATTGCGAAAACCCTTGGTGTTTCGCGAGCTCACATAAGTGGCATTGAGCGAGGAACCCATGTTCCATCCCCCAAGCTTGCTCAGGCAATTGAGCAAGCAACTATTGGCGCAGTGCGTGCTGATGAGGTTCTGCTGTACAGTCAACAGTTAAACTCTGATTGA
- the hypF gene encoding carbamoyltransferase HypF produces the protein MTPSLSSWRICVRGTVQGVGFRPFVYRLASKNYLKGVVYNDSSGVVVEFNATSLQAYELLAHIQQYHPPMSIITAATLEKISPVFFSNFTIQHSQRGEHPSVAISPDTGPCQECIDEMHDPNDRRHNYPFINCTNCGPRYSIIHSLPYDRPNTSMEAFTMCPACDSEYHDPLNRRYHAQPISCFDCGPQLVLRSSSHQVVKQNNFAITAAAKCISDGGILAVKGLGGFQLLADATNSDAVEELRRRKHRPAKPLAVMFDTPESLRAVANPTRTELQIIASPARPIVLLPKNDFGAHLLSHNIAPGIHLLGAMLPSTPLHSLLLQKLQRPMIATSANMSDEPIIADGSILYQRLGDVYDLCLDHDRIIINPCDDSVLTLTNQRIIMLRRARGYAPTPIELSEPLPYPSIATGGHHKNTVAIGWENTAILSPHTGDLDSPESQQFYQNNLASLQRIYNFVPQQVTTDGHPRYYPSQWARETQLPLSICQHHHAHLLATMAEYNLQEPLLGVAWDGNGYGSDNTLWGGEVFLVKDGYFHRQYHLPSIALLGGEQAIKEPRRAALAWLLEFIEPEDDILSYFRPSSLPRPFSQQELKMMQSMWRLGINSPSTTSMGRLFDATASLMGLCHKLQFEGQTGLLLEQHFCEECKEFVSLFPDKNGNIPIERLLQHILTPEMPLSVAISCFFNSLAKLILDLARHHNLPVVCSGGVFQNRTLVGLLDKSFQESSHKLYIPQMFPPNDGALSLGQLMNNTRQRI, from the coding sequence ATGACACCATCTCTTTCAAGCTGGCGTATTTGTGTGCGTGGAACCGTACAAGGCGTTGGTTTTCGCCCTTTTGTTTATCGATTAGCCAGTAAAAATTACCTTAAAGGTGTTGTATATAACGATAGTAGCGGTGTCGTAGTAGAGTTTAACGCAACCTCACTTCAGGCCTATGAGTTGTTGGCTCACATACAACAGTATCACCCACCAATGAGCATCATTACCGCTGCAACTCTGGAAAAAATATCGCCAGTATTTTTTTCGAACTTCACCATACAGCACAGCCAAAGGGGTGAGCATCCAAGCGTTGCCATCAGTCCAGATACAGGTCCTTGTCAAGAGTGCATAGATGAAATGCACGATCCAAATGATCGCCGGCACAACTATCCCTTTATCAATTGCACAAACTGCGGTCCACGATACAGCATTATACACTCACTGCCATATGATCGCCCAAACACTTCCATGGAAGCGTTTACTATGTGCCCAGCATGCGACAGTGAGTATCACGATCCTCTTAATCGTCGCTACCACGCCCAACCTATAAGCTGTTTTGACTGTGGGCCACAGCTGGTATTGCGCAGTAGCAGTCATCAGGTAGTTAAGCAAAATAACTTCGCTATTACTGCCGCCGCCAAGTGTATATCCGATGGTGGTATACTCGCTGTGAAAGGACTGGGAGGATTTCAGCTGCTTGCTGACGCTACGAACTCTGATGCTGTAGAGGAGTTACGCCGGCGCAAGCACCGTCCAGCCAAGCCATTGGCTGTCATGTTTGACACACCAGAAAGTCTCAGGGCAGTGGCCAATCCTACCCGTACTGAGTTGCAAATTATTGCATCTCCGGCCCGACCTATAGTCTTGCTTCCCAAAAACGACTTTGGTGCTCATCTTCTGAGTCATAATATAGCTCCAGGGATTCACCTATTAGGAGCTATGCTGCCATCGACACCACTGCATTCACTCCTGTTGCAAAAGTTACAACGACCAATGATAGCTACCAGTGCCAATATGAGCGATGAGCCTATAATTGCCGATGGTAGCATTCTTTATCAACGGCTTGGTGACGTATACGATTTATGCCTTGATCATGATCGAATAATTATTAATCCCTGTGATGACAGCGTACTTACTTTAACCAACCAGCGCATCATAATGCTTCGCCGAGCTCGAGGTTATGCGCCAACACCAATAGAGTTATCAGAACCGTTGCCATATCCTTCAATAGCCACTGGAGGTCATCACAAAAACACCGTCGCCATAGGTTGGGAAAACACCGCAATCCTCAGCCCCCACACAGGAGACCTTGACTCCCCTGAGTCCCAACAGTTTTATCAAAACAACTTGGCATCTCTACAGCGCATATACAACTTTGTGCCACAACAGGTGACAACTGATGGCCACCCCCGCTACTACCCGAGTCAGTGGGCGCGCGAAACTCAATTACCACTGAGTATATGTCAACATCATCACGCTCACCTCTTGGCAACAATGGCAGAATATAATCTCCAAGAGCCATTACTCGGTGTAGCGTGGGATGGCAATGGTTACGGTAGTGACAACACCTTGTGGGGAGGAGAAGTTTTTCTCGTTAAAGACGGTTATTTTCATCGTCAGTACCACCTGCCTTCCATTGCTCTCTTGGGTGGTGAGCAGGCCATTAAAGAGCCACGACGTGCTGCTTTGGCCTGGTTACTGGAATTTATTGAGCCTGAAGACGACATACTCTCCTATTTTCGACCCTCATCACTACCAAGGCCCTTTAGCCAGCAAGAGCTGAAAATGATGCAGTCCATGTGGAGGCTTGGCATTAATTCTCCCAGCACCACCTCCATGGGGCGACTATTTGATGCCACAGCCAGCCTTATGGGGCTATGTCATAAGTTACAGTTTGAAGGTCAAACCGGCTTGCTCCTTGAGCAACACTTCTGCGAAGAATGCAAAGAGTTTGTTTCGCTTTTCCCTGACAAAAATGGCAATATCCCTATTGAGAGGTTATTGCAGCATATACTTACTCCTGAAATGCCACTGTCAGTTGCCATTTCATGTTTTTTTAACTCTTTGGCCAAGCTGATACTGGATCTTGCCCGACACCACAATCTTCCTGTAGTATGTTCAGGAGGAGTATTTCAAAATCGCACACTGGTAGGCTTGCTCGATAAGTCCTTTCAAGAGTCATCGCATAAGTTGTATATCCCCCAGATGTTCCCCCCAAACGATGGAGCTCTGTCCTTGGGTCAGCTTATGAACAACACACGACAAAGAATATGA
- the hypB gene encoding hydrogenase nickel incorporation protein HypB, which translates to MCTHCGCSTEAHAHLDTITDNPHLNNSKTIQAVTSLLETNNRHAADNRLVLDGAGVTGYNLMGSPGSGKTTLLEEFARSQLLSFAVIEGDLETSQDATRLQALGIDAYQITTGTACHLDAHMVGHAMEHIKLDNINALFVENVGNLVCPANFELGTHHNIVLLSVPEGHDKISKYPVIYRFADTVIITKCDLMDHFDFSLERIRQDLYEINPSAKILTASSRDIHSIRHIVEHLHSLRGN; encoded by the coding sequence ATGTGTACCCACTGCGGCTGCAGCACAGAGGCCCATGCGCATCTGGACACAATCACTGATAACCCACACCTGAATAACAGTAAAACCATACAAGCGGTCACCAGTCTGCTGGAGACCAATAATCGCCATGCAGCAGATAATCGCTTAGTCTTGGATGGTGCGGGGGTAACAGGATACAATTTAATGGGAAGTCCTGGTAGTGGCAAAACTACCCTGCTTGAGGAATTTGCTCGCAGTCAACTCTTGTCCTTTGCCGTTATTGAAGGAGATCTTGAAACATCCCAGGATGCTACCCGACTGCAAGCACTGGGAATAGATGCTTATCAAATCACTACCGGAACTGCTTGTCACCTGGATGCACACATGGTTGGTCATGCCATGGAGCACATAAAGTTAGATAATATCAATGCACTCTTTGTTGAAAACGTCGGTAATTTAGTTTGTCCAGCTAACTTTGAATTGGGCACACACCACAACATTGTCCTTCTTTCCGTGCCGGAAGGTCATGATAAAATAAGTAAATATCCAGTTATTTACCGTTTTGCTGACACGGTTATCATTACCAAATGCGACCTTATGGATCATTTTGACTTTTCCTTGGAGCGCATACGGCAAGACCTCTACGAGATTAATCCATCGGCTAAAATACTGACTGCTTCAAGTCGTGATATACATAGTATTCGACACATCGTTGAGCACCTTCATAGCCTGAGGGGAAACTAA
- a CDS encoding HypC/HybG/HupF family hydrogenase formation chaperone yields the protein MCLSIPSRIVSIDELNNACIDTMGVQRKISLDLMPEPVQPGDYILLHVGFAIAKISEEEALESIKTYREILDSMEAAEQQESP from the coding sequence ATGTGTCTTTCTATCCCCTCCCGGATTGTTAGTATAGATGAGCTCAACAACGCTTGTATTGACACGATGGGAGTGCAGCGGAAAATCAGCCTTGACCTCATGCCTGAGCCGGTTCAACCAGGTGACTACATACTCCTTCATGTTGGTTTTGCAATTGCAAAGATTTCTGAAGAAGAAGCTTTGGAATCAATAAAAACCTATCGTGAAATTTTAGACTCAATGGAGGCAGCTGAACAGCAGGAGTCACCATGA
- the hypD gene encoding hydrogenase formation protein HypD: MSIQQLKEHLRHPSVISSLADDINKLGRTIDQPLRIMEICGGHTHAIVKNGLDTLVTQVVRFVHGPGCPVCVLPQSRIDQALYLARENGTILVCLGDMMRVPGSEGETLQHCRAQGADVRFVYSPLETLDIARKNPGSSVVFFAIGFETTTPTTAALVQHTIDAKIPNIKFHINHVLVPPAIDALLHGNRQRPDAFIAPGHVSVITGWKPYELLSQKHHVPIAVAGFEPIDILEAIRELLICHIKKIDITLNSYHRVVSYKGNHRAQELVDRYFDIRSHFNWRGLGSIPASALQFREEYSHLDAETSIPHIPAQDTHPTCQCGAILMGQSHPWECPLFGNACTPAHPVGSCMVSNEGACAAYYRYRGVSL, translated from the coding sequence ATGAGCATACAACAACTCAAGGAACATCTTAGGCATCCCTCTGTCATATCTTCACTCGCTGATGATATTAACAAACTTGGCAGAACAATAGATCAACCATTGCGAATCATGGAAATTTGCGGAGGACACACACACGCTATTGTTAAAAACGGGCTTGATACCTTGGTGACTCAAGTGGTGAGGTTTGTTCATGGGCCCGGGTGTCCGGTATGTGTTCTCCCTCAGTCTCGCATTGACCAAGCTTTGTATCTTGCTCGTGAAAATGGCACTATTTTGGTGTGTCTCGGTGATATGATGCGCGTGCCAGGCAGTGAGGGCGAAACACTGCAACATTGCCGAGCACAGGGTGCAGATGTGCGATTTGTCTACTCTCCCCTGGAAACTCTTGATATAGCCCGCAAGAATCCAGGCTCATCAGTCGTTTTTTTTGCCATTGGCTTCGAAACCACAACCCCTACAACTGCCGCTCTCGTTCAGCACACAATTGACGCAAAAATCCCCAATATCAAATTTCATATCAATCATGTTTTGGTTCCACCTGCAATAGACGCTTTGCTACATGGTAATAGACAAAGACCAGACGCTTTTATAGCCCCTGGTCATGTGAGTGTGATAACCGGTTGGAAACCTTATGAGCTCCTTTCTCAAAAGCACCACGTCCCTATCGCTGTAGCTGGATTTGAACCCATAGATATACTGGAAGCCATACGGGAGTTACTGATCTGCCATATTAAAAAAATCGATATTACCCTGAACTCCTACCATCGAGTCGTCAGTTATAAAGGCAATCACCGGGCGCAGGAGTTGGTTGATCGCTATTTTGATATTCGCAGTCATTTTAACTGGCGTGGATTAGGATCCATTCCTGCCAGTGCCTTACAGTTCCGCGAAGAATATAGCCACTTAGATGCCGAAACATCCATTCCGCACATACCTGCCCAGGACACTCATCCCACCTGCCAATGCGGGGCCATTCTCATGGGTCAATCCCACCCCTGGGAGTGTCCACTGTTTGGCAATGCCTGCACTCCTGCTCATCCTGTGGGAAGCTGTATGGTCAGTAATGAGGGAGCTTGTGCTGCGTACTACCGTTATCGAGGGGTGAGCCTGTGA
- the hypE gene encoding hydrogenase expression/formation protein HypE — protein MNTSDLPEHIRLSHGGGGQETQTLIREVFYRSFGNDILLQAEDSALFHLNNSAHIAMTTDSYTVSPRFFPGGNIGKIAVCGTCNDLAMVGAKPCYLSCGFIIEEGFAIAELRQIATSMASELSTNGCQLVTGDTKVVPRGGVDGIYINTTAVGECCFTPPPSSSSLKPGQVLLVSGNIGSHGAVIFCHREGIDVDSGMQSDCRSLWPVVHALLPFQREIVAMRDATRGGIAAVLHEWADQSETGIQIEASSVPVQNEVQGFCEMMGFEPWHLANEGTFVLAVEAQAAQAVLDILRKHRSSAAIIGQVIAEHPQRVILQTPWGTRSFMEPPTGELLPRIC, from the coding sequence GTGAATACGAGTGACTTGCCAGAGCATATCAGGCTCTCCCATGGCGGAGGAGGGCAGGAAACCCAAACACTTATACGCGAAGTTTTTTACCGCTCCTTCGGCAATGATATTTTGCTTCAGGCAGAAGACTCTGCCCTGTTTCATTTAAACAACTCCGCACATATTGCTATGACTACCGATTCATATACAGTGAGTCCTCGATTCTTCCCTGGTGGTAACATTGGCAAAATCGCTGTTTGTGGAACCTGTAACGATCTTGCCATGGTTGGAGCCAAGCCGTGTTATCTAAGTTGTGGATTTATTATTGAAGAGGGTTTTGCCATAGCAGAGCTTCGTCAGATTGCAACCTCTATGGCATCAGAGCTATCCACCAATGGTTGCCAATTGGTTACTGGTGACACAAAAGTAGTACCCAGAGGCGGAGTTGATGGTATTTACATTAACACTACTGCTGTAGGCGAATGTTGCTTTACCCCGCCACCCAGCTCGTCATCGCTAAAGCCTGGACAAGTGCTGCTTGTTTCAGGAAACATTGGGAGCCATGGTGCAGTTATATTTTGTCATCGCGAAGGCATTGATGTTGATAGCGGAATGCAGAGCGACTGCCGCTCTCTTTGGCCAGTAGTACATGCACTGCTGCCGTTCCAACGAGAAATTGTTGCTATGCGTGATGCAACGAGAGGCGGTATTGCTGCAGTACTCCACGAGTGGGCCGATCAATCTGAAACAGGAATACAAATAGAGGCTAGCTCTGTTCCTGTGCAAAACGAAGTGCAAGGATTTTGCGAAATGATGGGCTTTGAACCCTGGCACCTTGCCAATGAGGGTACTTTTGTGCTTGCCGTAGAAGCACAGGCAGCTCAGGCAGTTCTTGACATCCTGCGTAAGCATCGAAGCTCAGCCGCTATTATTGGTCAAGTTATCGCTGAACACCCCCAGAGAGTTATCCTGCAAACTCCCTGGGGTACTCGCAGCTTTATGGAGCCTCCTACCGGGGAACTTCTACCCCGTATTTGTTAG
- a CDS encoding glutathione S-transferase family protein — protein sequence MGLLVNGKWHDQWYDTKKHQGRFVREGAQFRNWVTVDGKPGPSGTGGFTVESNRYHLYVSYACPWAHRTLIMRQLKGLNAHIGVTTVHPHMLSHGWEFRPEPEPLYGLHRLYELYIKTMPDYTGRVTVPILWDQQRHVIVNNESSEILRMLNYAFSSLATSDSDFYPESLREQIDAMNEYVYHNINNGVYRCGFATSQEAYEEAFNELFSALDSLETRLGKLRYLTGNIITEADWRLFTTLIRFDAVYVGHFKTNRNMISDYPHLSGYLRELYQIPGIRETVCFDHIKQHYYYSHEHINPHRIVPLGPELDLDAPHNRSAITCTVNHH from the coding sequence TTGGGCTTGCTCGTAAATGGTAAATGGCACGATCAATGGTACGACACCAAAAAACATCAAGGAAGATTTGTGCGCGAAGGAGCACAGTTTCGCAACTGGGTTACAGTAGACGGGAAGCCAGGCCCATCTGGAACTGGCGGTTTTACTGTAGAATCAAATCGTTACCACCTTTATGTCAGTTATGCATGCCCCTGGGCTCATCGCACACTGATTATGCGCCAGCTTAAAGGTCTCAACGCACACATCGGTGTCACCACTGTTCACCCACATATGCTCTCTCATGGCTGGGAATTTCGTCCTGAACCTGAACCTCTGTACGGTTTACATCGCCTGTATGAGCTTTATATTAAAACCATGCCTGACTATACTGGTCGAGTTACCGTACCCATACTCTGGGATCAACAGCGACACGTCATAGTTAATAATGAATCGTCTGAGATTCTGCGCATGCTCAACTATGCTTTCTCATCTTTAGCCACCTCAGACTCTGACTTTTATCCTGAAAGCTTGCGCGAGCAAATAGACGCTATGAATGAGTATGTCTACCATAATATAAACAATGGGGTGTACCGCTGTGGGTTTGCCACTTCCCAGGAGGCATATGAGGAGGCATTCAATGAACTCTTTTCAGCTCTGGATTCTCTGGAAACACGTTTAGGCAAACTGCGGTATCTCACAGGAAATATCATTACCGAAGCAGACTGGAGACTTTTCACTACCTTGATACGCTTTGATGCAGTTTATGTGGGGCACTTTAAGACCAACAGAAATATGATAAGCGACTACCCTCATCTCAGTGGATATTTGCGAGAGCTATACCAGATTCCTGGTATTAGAGAAACTGTGTGCTTTGATCATATTAAGCAGCATTATTACTACAGTCACGAACACATTAATCCTCACCGAA